In the genome of Synergistota bacterium, the window TATAGCAGAGCCACCAGTCAAAGCAATCATACTGCTTAACTCTTTCCTTTGCAGTTTTCTCATCAGTAGCAGGTGGAATAATAACCTGATCTCCTATAACCTCATTGTTAGGCCAATTAGCTGGGATGGCAACCTCTTCTTTATCTGAAACCTGAAGTCCCTTAACCATCCTAAGAATTTCATCCATGTTTCTTCCAAGCTCCTGTGGGTAGTAAAGGATGGCTCTTATCACTCCCTTAGGGTCAACTATAAATACCGCTCTTACTGTGTTAGTTCCTTTGTTCGGATGAATAAGTCCAAGCATGTTGGACACCTTACCAGTATCATCAGCGATTATAGGGAACTTTATCTCCTCATTTAACTTGTCCTTTATCCATTCCACCCACTTTATATGTGAGAAAACTTGGTCAACGCTGAGCCCAATAAGCTCGCAATTCAGCTTCTTAAATTCCTCATATCTCCTCTGGGAAGCCACAAATTCGGTAGTGCAAACTGGCGTAAAATCGGCAGGATGACTGAAAAGGATAAACCATTTGCCCATGTAATGCGAAGGGAGCTTTATCTTTCCATGGGTGGTTTGAACCTCTACCTCCGGGAAACGATCACCTATCAATGGCATTTTCATTTCCATAATTTTACCCCTCCTTTGTTGCTTACAGTTTTGTAATGATTTCATTTCCTACGATGAGTATACACTTCATCTCTTATTTTGTCAAGCGATAGATCTTAGTGAAGCTTCTCCAAACAGGCTTTGCATATCCCGCGAAATGTTATCTGCAGTTCGCTTACCTTATGCCCTTTAGCAGATGCCGAGCTTCTAATCCTCTCAACGCAATCTTTATCAAGCTCTATATCGTAAATCGCTCCGCACTTTGTGCAAAGAAAGTGACCATGAGGAGAGGTGTTAGGATCAAACCTTAGCTCATTACCTTCTATAACCAAACAGCTTATCATACCTTTTTCAGCAAAAAGCCTTAGTGTGTTGTATATCGTAGTTTTTGAAAGGGTGGGTATATCCGAGGAAAGATCCCTGTATATCATATCAACGGTGGGGTGGCTCTTGTTCCCCTGAAGATATTCAAGGATCTTCATTCTCTGATAGGAGGGGTTTATCCCCTTTCTCTTTAATATTTCCTTCAGGCTATCCATTTTACCACCTGCCTTTCTCCTATTTAAAAATTCTTCCTGTCCTTTCAAACCAGAAAACAAAATCAAGATGCACGAGTGGTATACCTATGCGGTTCGAAAACCTTCTTAACTTCTCTTCCAAGAGTAAATAACGTTTCTTAGATATAGAATTCGGTATTTC includes:
- a CDS encoding peroxiredoxin, with the protein product MKMPLIGDRFPEVEVQTTHGKIKLPSHYMGKWFILFSHPADFTPVCTTEFVASQRRYEEFKKLNCELIGLSVDQVFSHIKWVEWIKDKLNEEIKFPIIADDTGKVSNMLGLIHPNKGTNTVRAVFIVDPKGVIRAILYYPQELGRNMDEILRMVKGLQVSDKEEVAIPANWPNNEVIGDQVIIPPATDEKTAKERVKQYDCFDWWLCYRKL
- a CDS encoding transcriptional repressor, translating into MDSLKEILKRKGINPSYQRMKILEYLQGNKSHPTVDMIYRDLSSDIPTLSKTTIYNTLRLFAEKGMISCLVIEGNELRFDPNTSPHGHFLCTKCGAIYDIELDKDCVERIRSSASAKGHKVSELQITFRGICKACLEKLH